From one Branchiostoma floridae strain S238N-H82 chromosome 3, Bfl_VNyyK, whole genome shotgun sequence genomic stretch:
- the LOC118411313 gene encoding neuropeptide FF receptor 2-like — protein MENETIAVYDGQDFFNNGTNDTLTDMALSRYKHGAAVTGLIIMSYALVFLLCVVGNVIVCGVVIKTPRLRTVTNYFILNLAVSDLLVAIFCMPFTLVEHILPAYQFGDVMCRVTPMIQGISVAASAYTMTAIAYDRYKAIVFPTEPRMSLGKMRNALAGIWIGAVAVMVPQVFVLHVKPIPIMSTVSINICVETWPDIVYKKTYTFMLFSLVYVGPLVVICFLYCRIWYKLAKTPSCAVDDPQHASQFAVSKKRVRVLKMLITVVVLFALSWLPLYTCWMLGDFANLTKKQSGVMHQYVYPVAHWLGYSNSCANPIVYGFFNTNIRNNLESMSIRRRFETTKLKFPRRNIQPPANQANVQECVDMKPIAKSSRK, from the exons ATGGAGAATGAAACGATCGCCGTCTACGATGGCCAGGACTTCTTCAACAACGGCACCAACGACACGCTTACGGATATGGCCCTGTCGAGGTACAAACACGGGGCTGCGGTGACGGGCCTAATCATCATGTCCTACGCGCTGGTCTTCCTGCTGTGTGTCGTCGGGAACGTCATTGTCTGTGGCGTGGTCATCAAGACGCCACGGCTGAG AACGGTAACCAACTACTTTATCCTGAACCTGGCCGTGAGTGACCTGCTGGTGGCCATTTTCTGCATGCCATTCACGCTAGTGGAGCACATTCTGCCTG CTTACCAGTTTGGTGACGTCATGTGTCGAGTGACCCCCATGATCCAGGGAATATCTGTTGCCGCATCAGCCTACACAATGACTGCAATTGCGTATGACAG GTACAAAGCGATCGTCTTCCCTACCGAACCGCGGATGAGCCTGGGGAAGATGAGAAACGCGCTAGCAGGGATCTGGATCGGGGCCGTGGCAGTGATGGTCCCTCAAGTCTTTGTTCTGCACGTTAAGCCGATTCCTATCATGTCGACCGTGTCTATTAACATCTGTGTAGAAACATGGCCAGATATTGTCTACAAGAAAACATATACATTCATGCTGTTCTCACTAGTGTATGTCGGTCCTCTTGTGGTTATTTGCTTCCTCTATTGCCGTATCTGGTACAAGCTAGCAAAGACGCCATCGTGCGCTGTGGACGATCCCCAGCATGCTTCCCAATTTGCCGTTTCAAAGAAGAGGGTGAGGGTGCTCAAAATGTTGATCACTGTTGTTGTGCTGTTTGCATTGTCCTGGTTACCATTATACACGTGCTGGATGCTTGGGGACTTTGCCAATCTGACAAAAAAGCAGAGTGGTGTGATGCACCAGTATGTTTACCCCGTTGCTCATTGGTTGGGTTACTCAAATAGCTGCGCCAATCCTATTGTATATGGATTCTTTAACACAAATATTCGGAACAATCTAGAGTCTATGTCGATCAGGAGACGATTTGAGACTACTAAATTGAAGTTTCCCAGACGCAATATTCAACCTCCTGCGAACCAAGCTAATGTCCAGGAGTGCGTTGATATGAAACCTATCGCAAAGTCAAGTAGGAAATAG